A part of Helicobacter himalayensis genomic DNA contains:
- a CDS encoding efflux RND transporter permease subunit yields the protein MISRFFINRPVFAMVVSIIITIVGSISIFTLPVEEYPQVTPVEVMVSANYNGADAETVANTVANVLENSINGVEGMIYIKSSSSSSGSVMISVSFSNDTNPDMATVNVNNRVQGVLATLPVEVQRTGVTVRKRSSTILGVYTLYSDNPNHDAIFIANYASINIVDDLKRIPGVGDVTSFGSNDYSMRVWLDLDKLSQNNLTPAEITRVIQEQNAQFAVGSFGKEPVRKEVAFTYAATTQGRFIKPEEFGNIIVRSNPDGSALRLKDVARVELGGADYSVNASFNGKTSSAFGIFAQPGANALEVSTAVEQKMIELSKKFPDGLHFAKAYDPTEFILISVKEVIKTFIEAIVLVVIIIYFFLQNFRATLIPVIAIPVSIIGAFGGMYLLGFSINLLSLFGLILAIGIVVDDAIIVVENVERILHEKRVSVKEATIEAMNEIQSPLIAIVLVLSSVFIPVAFIGGFSGEIYKQFAVTIVISVVISGFVALTLTPALCVSILKAKEPKPFYLVRKFNEIFDWLSYHFTQNVAKSIKRGVWYLLVFAAILIATFGLLAKLPTGLVPSEDKGSLMGFLQLPPASALSRTTDTGMQAVGLIRSNPNVETIMLIAGYDMLSSAQRTSSAVMFVKLKDWSERKGEANSSFATAGMLTGALNARLDAIGFVLNPPAIMGLSLTGGFEAYLQDRTGGSIQDLEKYAHLLTSELLKRPEISMARTLLDSNIPQYRITLDRDKAKALNINVDDVFSTMQSTFGNYYANDFNLYGRTYKVYVQAESNFRESPEDLSQVFVKSANDVLVPISSLVSFERIVGVDVIDRFNLFTGAKLMGSPKPGYSSGDALKALEEVAEEVLPEGYTIAYTGTSYQEKNASGTGTLAFVFGLVFVFLILSAQYERWLMPLAVLTAVPFAVFGAALATYLRGLSNDIYFQVGLVTLIALAAKNAILIVEFAVHIRENEGKTIAEAAIKAARLRFRPIVMTSLAFSIGVLPLALSSGAGAASRHAIGTGVIGGMLAATFIATFFIPLFWSYFARLSEWIKHKRQR from the coding sequence ATGATTTCACGATTTTTTATCAATCGCCCTGTGTTTGCGATGGTGGTTTCTATCATCATCACAATTGTTGGCTCAATCTCAATTTTTACCCTGCCAGTAGAGGAATATCCACAAGTTACGCCCGTTGAAGTAATGGTAAGCGCAAACTATAATGGCGCAGATGCAGAAACCGTCGCAAACACTGTGGCAAATGTACTAGAAAATAGTATTAATGGCGTGGAAGGAATGATTTACATTAAATCAAGCTCAAGCTCAAGCGGTAGCGTGATGATAAGCGTTTCTTTTAGCAATGATACAAACCCAGATATGGCAACGGTGAATGTCAATAACCGCGTGCAGGGCGTGCTTGCCACACTTCCTGTGGAAGTGCAACGCACAGGCGTTACCGTGCGTAAGCGTAGCTCTACGATTTTGGGCGTTTATACATTGTATTCGGATAATCCAAACCACGATGCGATTTTCATCGCAAACTATGCGTCAATAAATATCGTTGATGACTTAAAGAGAATCCCCGGCGTAGGAGATGTAACTTCATTTGGCTCAAATGACTATTCTATGCGTGTTTGGCTTGATTTAGATAAATTATCACAAAATAATCTCACCCCAGCAGAGATTACAAGGGTTATACAAGAGCAAAACGCGCAATTTGCAGTGGGAAGTTTTGGTAAAGAACCGGTGCGCAAGGAAGTCGCTTTCACCTATGCAGCGACTACGCAAGGACGTTTTATTAAGCCTGAAGAGTTTGGAAATATCATTGTGCGCTCAAATCCCGATGGCTCGGCATTGCGTTTGAAAGATGTTGCAAGAGTAGAACTAGGTGGGGCAGATTATAGTGTAAATGCCTCTTTTAATGGAAAAACCTCAAGTGCTTTTGGAATCTTCGCTCAACCCGGTGCAAACGCGCTAGAAGTTTCTACCGCAGTAGAACAAAAAATGATTGAACTAAGCAAGAAATTTCCAGATGGGCTACATTTTGCAAAGGCTTATGACCCAACAGAGTTTATTTTAATCTCTGTCAAAGAAGTGATAAAAACTTTCATTGAAGCTATCGTGCTTGTGGTGATTATCATCTACTTTTTCTTGCAAAATTTCCGCGCGACGCTTATTCCTGTGATTGCGATTCCTGTTTCAATCATTGGTGCGTTTGGCGGAATGTATTTGCTAGGATTCTCAATCAATCTTCTTTCGCTCTTTGGGCTTATTTTAGCAATTGGGATTGTGGTAGATGACGCCATTATCGTGGTGGAAAATGTGGAGAGAATCCTACACGAAAAAAGGGTGAGCGTGAAAGAAGCCACGATTGAAGCGATGAATGAGATTCAAAGTCCATTGATTGCTATTGTGCTTGTGCTTAGTTCAGTGTTTATCCCCGTAGCATTTATCGGAGGCTTTAGCGGGGAGATTTACAAGCAGTTTGCTGTAACGATTGTTATTTCTGTGGTGATTTCGGGATTTGTTGCGCTCACACTCACGCCCGCGCTTTGTGTGTCGATTCTCAAAGCAAAAGAGCCAAAGCCTTTTTATCTCGTGCGCAAATTTAATGAAATCTTTGATTGGCTAAGTTATCATTTCACGCAAAATGTCGCAAAATCAATCAAACGCGGTGTGTGGTATTTGCTCGTGTTTGCAGCGATTTTAATCGCAACTTTTGGGTTATTAGCCAAACTTCCAACCGGGCTTGTGCCATCAGAAGATAAAGGCTCGCTTATGGGATTCTTGCAACTTCCACCTGCAAGCGCGCTTTCACGCACCACAGATACGGGAATGCAAGCGGTGGGTTTGATTAGAAGCAATCCAAATGTTGAAACTATTATGCTCATTGCCGGTTATGATATGCTTTCTTCCGCACAGCGCACAAGTAGCGCGGTAATGTTTGTAAAGCTCAAAGATTGGAGCGAGCGCAAGGGCGAGGCAAATAGCTCTTTTGCAACCGCTGGAATGCTCACAGGCGCGCTTAATGCAAGGCTTGATGCGATAGGTTTTGTGCTAAATCCCCCAGCAATTATGGGACTATCGCTTACAGGAGGCTTTGAAGCGTATTTACAGGATCGCACAGGCGGGAGCATACAGGATTTAGAGAAATACGCGCATTTGCTTACTTCTGAATTACTCAAGCGCCCAGAAATCTCTATGGCGCGCACATTGCTTGATTCGAATATCCCACAATACCGCATAACACTTGATAGAGACAAAGCAAAGGCACTTAATATCAATGTCGATGATGTGTTTTCCACAATGCAAAGCACCTTTGGGAATTACTACGCAAATGACTTTAACCTCTATGGGCGCACTTATAAAGTCTATGTGCAAGCAGAGAGTAATTTTAGAGAATCCCCAGAGGATTTAAGTCAAGTTTTTGTGAAGTCTGCAAATGACGTGCTCGTGCCTATTAGCTCGCTTGTGAGTTTTGAACGCATTGTAGGTGTTGATGTGATAGATAGGTTTAATCTTTTCACTGGTGCAAAGCTTATGGGTAGTCCAAAGCCGGGCTATTCTAGTGGTGATGCGCTCAAAGCACTAGAAGAAGTGGCTGAAGAGGTTTTGCCTGAAGGCTATACAATAGCCTATACCGGCACTTCCTATCAAGAGAAAAACGCAAGCGGCACAGGCACGCTCGCATTTGTGTTTGGGCTTGTGTTTGTGTTCCTTATCCTAAGTGCGCAATATGAGCGATGGCTTATGCCACTAGCTGTGCTTACAGCCGTGCCTTTTGCGGTGTTTGGCGCAGCATTGGCGACTTATTTGCGGGGATTAAGCAATGATATTTATTTCCAAGTTGGGCTTGTAACGCTTATCGCGCTTGCGGCAAAAAACGCCATTTTGATTGTGGAGTTTGCCGTGCATATACGCGAAAATGAAGGCAAAACCATTGCAGAAGCAGCCATCAAAGCGGCGCGCTTAAGATTCCGTCCTATTGTGATGACTTCGCTTGCCTTTAGTATCGGTGTGTTACCACTTGCGCTTAGTAGCGGTGCAGGCGCGGCTAGCAGGCACGCGATTGGCACAGGCGTGATTGGCGGTATGCTTGCAGCGACTTTTATTGCGACATTCTTTATTCCGCTCTTTTGGAGCTACTTTGCGCGTTTAAGCGAGTGGATTAAACACAAAAGACAGAGATAA
- a CDS encoding DUF4043 family protein codes for MSGLNWNAIDYSGLKSDPNISVKVGQEIERLSWLKSPFASFTGRGGDRGVRHFEVTNDQPYRPRLKNKLSGDGVEGNADLETNYDELEILNQTIYPKVIGNALKSPIKQYSKMQSIDFVKEAVDSLGEWCADKRDRYIVAHLCNDFTNAVVADQATGFKAFNKNIETMTKSIQAGDVCSVKLLRRAIFMARAGIGVNGKEAFPFKPIKSDVVKQGGLSIMHNSYIILLESHQIQQLKSDKEWITMQASAGERGEKNNLFTGLVGMIDGCPVLDMGVWTKMQVGMLNSDVSDKDFNKNIDTQNVTKITPPSFYTGTQAVSIGALIGASAIVMAGSNAVNFYIDDTQDAGRKVVCGADRILSVAKGKFSLESGSLSPFSNQDFATIGIFTSKE; via the coding sequence ATGAGCGGATTAAATTGGAATGCGATTGATTATAGCGGATTGAAAAGCGACCCAAATATTAGCGTAAAAGTCGGGCAGGAAATCGAGCGATTAAGTTGGCTTAAAAGCCCTTTTGCAAGCTTTACAGGACGCGGGGGCGATAGAGGCGTAAGGCATTTTGAAGTAACTAACGACCAGCCTTACAGACCGAGACTAAAAAATAAGCTAAGTGGCGATGGAGTAGAGGGCAACGCAGATTTAGAAACAAACTACGACGAGCTAGAAATTCTTAATCAAACGATTTACCCCAAAGTAATCGGAAACGCGCTTAAAAGCCCGATTAAGCAATATTCTAAAATGCAAAGTATTGATTTTGTTAAAGAGGCAGTTGATTCTTTAGGAGAATGGTGCGCGGATAAAAGAGACAGATACATTGTCGCGCATTTGTGCAACGACTTCACAAATGCAGTGGTAGCAGACCAAGCGACAGGCTTTAAGGCTTTTAATAAAAATATCGAAACAATGACAAAAAGTATTCAGGCTGGCGATGTATGCAGTGTGAAACTTTTACGCAGGGCGATTTTTATGGCAAGGGCTGGAATCGGCGTAAATGGTAAGGAAGCATTCCCTTTTAAACCAATTAAAAGCGATGTAGTTAAGCAAGGCGGTTTAAGCATTATGCACAATAGCTACATTATTTTGCTAGAATCTCACCAAATCCAACAATTAAAAAGCGATAAAGAATGGATAACTATGCAAGCAAGTGCTGGCGAAAGAGGCGAGAAAAATAACCTTTTTACCGGACTTGTCGGAATGATAGATGGATGCCCTGTGCTTGATATGGGTGTTTGGACAAAAATGCAAGTGGGAATGCTAAATAGCGATGTAAGCGATAAGGATTTTAATAAAAATATCGACACACAAAATGTAACAAAAATCACCCCGCCAAGTTTCTACACAGGAACGCAAGCTGTAAGTATCGGTGCTTTGATAGGAGCTAGTGCGATTGTAATGGCTGGAAGCAACGCGGTAAATTTCTACATTGATGATACACAAGACGCAGGGCGTAAAGTCGTATGCGGAGCAGATAGAATCTTGTCAGTGGCAAAGGGTAAATTTAGCCTAGAATCAGGCTCGTTAAGCCCATTTTCTAACCAAGACTTTGCTACAATAGGAATTTTTACAAGCAAGGAATAA
- a CDS encoding response regulator transcription factor yields the protein MTRILLLEDDFVLSEILCEFLEEQGFEVTLCEDASNALELAYQKNFDLWLLDVKVPLGQDFANLCEESERLENPGFSLLELLRQARKDTPCIFITSLSSMQDLQKGYNVGCDDFLKKPFELLELNLRIQTLLKRTFSHKKEEFEDLGNGLRFEFISKNLYKQDTIIPLTQKEGKLLVLLLQNANHYVSNERIFEELWDLGQEPSEQSLRAYIKNLRKLIGKEKILTQYNKGYCYVS from the coding sequence TTGACAAGGATTCTACTTTTAGAAGATGATTTTGTGCTTTCTGAAATTCTTTGTGAGTTTTTAGAGGAGCAGGGCTTTGAAGTAACTTTGTGTGAGGACGCTTCAAACGCGCTAGAGCTAGCCTACCAAAAGAATTTTGACCTTTGGCTTTTAGATGTCAAAGTGCCTTTGGGGCAAGATTTTGCAAATCTTTGCGAAGAAAGTGAAAGGCTAGAGAATCCCGGATTCTCACTCTTAGAACTTTTGCGTCAAGCGCGCAAAGATACGCCCTGCATTTTCATCACCTCTCTTTCAAGTATGCAAGATTTGCAAAAAGGCTACAATGTCGGTTGCGATGATTTTTTGAAAAAACCTTTTGAGCTCTTAGAGCTAAATTTACGCATTCAAACACTGCTAAAACGCACATTTTCTCACAAAAAAGAAGAGTTTGAGGATTTAGGCAATGGACTTCGCTTTGAATTTATCTCCAAAAACCTCTACAAGCAAGATACGATAATTCCACTCACGCAAAAAGAGGGCAAGCTCTTAGTGCTTTTATTGCAAAATGCTAATCACTATGTTTCAAATGAGCGGATTTTTGAGGAATTATGGGATTTGGGGCAGGAGCCTAGTGAGCAAAGTCTGCGCGCGTATATCAAAAATCTGCGCAAGCTTATCGGCAAGGAAAAGATTCTCACGCAATACAACAAGGGCTATTGCTATGTCAGTTAG
- a CDS encoding zinc ribbon domain-containing protein, translated as MQNIIYQSCGMPLSSQEQMRLEKDGSVNLDYCKYYYENGEFIEHISMQEYIEMCSGAQAGMSNAQMKAHCTKLFPTLKRWQTPTSYQNSNT; from the coding sequence ATGCAAAATATAATCTATCAAAGTTGCGGTATGCCCCTAAGCTCACAGGAGCAAATGAGGCTAGAAAAAGATGGAAGCGTGAACCTTGATTATTGCAAATATTACTATGAAAATGGTGAATTTATAGAGCACATTTCTATGCAAGAATACATAGAAATGTGCTCTGGCGCACAAGCTGGAATGAGCAACGCACAAATGAAAGCACACTGCACCAAATTGTTCCCAACGCTAAAAAGGTGGCAAACCCCTACAAGCTACCAAAACTCTAATACCTAA
- a CDS encoding DUF262 and DUF1524 domain-containing protein, whose translation MKAEAVNFLKFLSNPSTQFIIPVYQRTYSWDEEDCEKLWQDIKKIGANNEGGGYFIGSVVYIHDNIYHQSSTQQLLVIDGQQRLTTLTLLLQALREVTNDEIEGFSQDEIRDYYLTNQYGKNEKKYKLILTKQDKDTLIALIDKDKAKPKEISRKIQENFEFFKKNLEKNKDKLESICKGINKLLIIDVALERGKDDPQLIFESMNSTGRKLSQSDLIRNYVLMDLSSEKQNVFYEKYWRAMELEFGENFNKLTQNKPDKQSFDYFVRHYLTIKLEGNIPNLDRIYDNFKEYTQKQNISTEDLLLDLQKYAHFYCTMAFDKEEDKELKSRFKVLKILECEVAYPFLLELYGDYDGGTLSRTDFLEILKLIESYVLRRSVCGISTNAMNKFFASFAKNINKERYLESVKEYFAIQGSNAIFPNDTKFYEALISKENFYKFNKKNYFFDKLENLDRKEKVSINAYSFEHIMPQSIDNSREWQKELGQDWQEIHEKYLHTLGNLTLTGYNSEYSNAPFKKKQNMKGGFKQSPLRLNQGLKNIESWNEESIKQRTEELAKDALQIWTYPEVDKEILESARRAKRQRGLIYTLESHKFLSSGKSKELFEALRKEVLALDEYIEEKILKQTINYGSNGTFLCVIPLKKELKLNINIPIDELNDPRELARDISNISKWGTGDTQVTLDNMQDLPYFLGLIRQALEKQQEY comes from the coding sequence ATGAAAGCAGAAGCGGTAAATTTTTTAAAGTTTTTAAGCAATCCAAGCACACAATTTATCATTCCTGTATATCAAAGGACTTATAGTTGGGATGAAGAGGATTGTGAGAAATTGTGGCAGGATATTAAAAAGATTGGCGCAAATAATGAGGGGGGGGGGTATTTTATAGGCTCTGTTGTTTATATACACGATAACATTTACCATCAAAGCTCTACACAACAACTCTTAGTCATAGATGGGCAACAAAGACTTACTACTTTAACACTGCTTTTACAAGCTTTAAGAGAGGTTACAAACGATGAAATTGAAGGTTTTTCTCAAGACGAAATTAGAGATTATTATCTCACTAATCAATATGGTAAAAATGAGAAAAAATACAAACTTATCCTCACAAAACAAGATAAAGACACACTTATTGCACTAATAGATAAAGACAAAGCAAAACCCAAAGAAATCTCAAGGAAAATCCAAGAGAATTTTGAGTTTTTTAAAAAAAATTTAGAAAAAAATAAAGACAAATTAGAAAGCATTTGCAAAGGCATTAATAAGCTTTTAATCATTGATGTAGCACTTGAGCGAGGCAAAGACGACCCGCAACTGATTTTTGAGAGTATGAATTCCACAGGCAGGAAGTTATCCCAAAGCGATTTGATACGCAATTATGTTTTAATGGATTTATCCTCAGAGAAGCAAAACGTATTTTATGAAAAATATTGGCGTGCTATGGAGCTTGAATTTGGAGAGAATTTTAATAAACTCACACAAAATAAGCCAGATAAACAAAGTTTTGATTATTTTGTAAGGCATTATCTCACCATAAAATTGGAGGGCAATATTCCTAACCTTGATAGGATTTATGACAATTTTAAAGAGTATACGCAAAAGCAAAATATCAGCACAGAGGACTTACTGCTTGATTTGCAAAAATATGCGCATTTTTATTGCACTATGGCTTTTGACAAAGAGGAGGATAAAGAGCTTAAAAGTAGGTTTAAAGTTTTAAAAATATTAGAGTGTGAAGTGGCATATCCTTTTTTGCTTGAACTTTATGGGGATTATGATGGAGGGACTTTAAGCAGGACGGATTTTTTAGAAATCTTAAAGCTCATAGAAAGCTATGTTTTAAGAAGATCAGTTTGTGGAATCTCTACAAATGCTATGAACAAATTTTTTGCTTCTTTTGCTAAAAATATCAACAAAGAGCGATATCTTGAAAGTGTTAAGGAATATTTCGCCATCCAAGGAAGTAATGCAATCTTTCCAAATGATACAAAATTCTATGAAGCACTCATTAGCAAAGAGAACTTCTATAAATTTAACAAGAAAAACTATTTCTTTGATAAATTAGAAAATCTTGACAGAAAAGAAAAGGTAAGCATAAACGCATACAGCTTTGAGCACATTATGCCTCAAAGCATTGATAATAGCAGAGAGTGGCAAAAAGAGCTTGGACAAGATTGGCAAGAAATCCACGAAAAATACTTGCATACCTTAGGTAACCTCACACTTACAGGCTATAACTCTGAATACTCCAACGCGCCTTTTAAGAAAAAACAAAATATGAAAGGTGGGTTTAAGCAAAGCCCTTTAAGATTAAATCAAGGATTAAAAAATATAGAATCTTGGAATGAAGAAAGCATTAAACAAAGAACAGAAGAATTAGCAAAAGATGCTTTGCAAATTTGGACATATCCAGAGGTTGATAAAGAGATTTTAGAAAGCGCAAGAAGAGCTAAAAGACAACGTGGACTTATCTATACTTTAGAATCCCATAAATTTTTATCAAGTGGTAAGAGTAAAGAATTATTTGAGGCTTTACGAAAAGAAGTTTTAGCCCTTGATGAATATATAGAAGAAAAAATTTTAAAGCAAACAATTAACTATGGTTCTAATGGTACTTTTTTGTGTGTTATTCCTTTGAAAAAAGAATTGAAACTAAACATAAATATCCCCATTGATGAATTAAACGACCCAAGAGAATTGGCAAGAGATATTTCAAATATAAGCAAATGGGGAACTGGCGATACGCAAGTAACCTTAGACAATATGCAGGACTTGCCCTATTTTCTGGGGCTGATTAGACAGGCATTAGAGAAGCAACAAGAATATTAA
- a CDS encoding sensor histidine kinase, whose protein sequence is MSVSSNAKTIAKILTLYLGTSIVLLCWVFYFLHKKEKRNIVLTQVASLREVSTEINEILKKYKFEIQSALPEILKNHVDMSFGIFDHNGEVLYSNLLANPNEEQFNRGIYDIGNKVIIDPEGFPHRNKRVKYRIFIQDDKVDSKIMLNNLKLGAYFVLILLLMGVVAFVLVKFFLKPINAHIQQLDTFIKDATHEINTPLSIILMSIETLKTHNLNQEDKKKIARIKLASLQLGQVYQALVASNFPHSIEQMRSNLALDSLLNERLEFFAPFFSQKKLQLQSDIKPAQFYASKEKIITLFDNLLNNAIKYTKKSGFISLKLESGLFEIANTSAGLGVVNKERIFERYERFNRESGGFGIGLSLVKQICDEYKISITTKELVSQNGEVMVQFSLRWENEK, encoded by the coding sequence ATGTCAGTTAGTTCTAACGCAAAGACGATTGCAAAGATTCTCACGCTTTACCTTGGCACAAGCATTGTGCTTTTATGTTGGGTATTTTATTTTTTACACAAAAAAGAAAAGCGCAATATTGTCTTAACGCAAGTAGCAAGTTTGCGCGAAGTTTCAACTGAAATTAATGAGATTCTTAAAAAATATAAATTTGAAATACAAAGCGCGCTTCCTGAGATTCTCAAAAATCACGTGGATATGTCTTTTGGGATTTTTGATCACAATGGCGAAGTGCTGTATTCAAACCTTTTGGCAAATCCTAATGAAGAGCAATTTAACAGGGGCATTTATGATATTGGCAATAAGGTGATAATAGACCCTGAGGGTTTCCCACATCGCAATAAACGCGTGAAGTATAGAATCTTTATCCAAGATGATAAGGTAGATTCTAAAATTATGTTAAATAATCTCAAACTAGGTGCGTATTTTGTGCTGATTTTGCTTCTTATGGGCGTGGTGGCATTTGTGCTTGTCAAGTTTTTTTTAAAACCTATAAACGCGCATATTCAGCAACTTGATACTTTTATAAAAGACGCTACGCACGAGATAAACACGCCCCTTAGTATTATTTTGATGAGTATTGAAACATTAAAAACACACAATCTCAATCAAGAGGATAAGAAAAAAATCGCGCGCATTAAGCTAGCCTCTTTGCAACTTGGGCAAGTCTATCAAGCGCTTGTCGCGTCAAACTTCCCCCACAGCATCGAGCAAATGCGCAGTAATTTAGCACTAGATTCTCTTCTTAATGAGCGTTTGGAGTTTTTCGCGCCATTTTTTAGCCAAAAAAAATTACAACTACAAAGCGACATTAAACCCGCGCAATTTTACGCTAGCAAGGAAAAAATCATCACGCTTTTTGACAATCTCTTAAATAACGCCATCAAATACACCAAAAAAAGCGGATTTATTAGCCTCAAGCTAGAATCTGGACTTTTTGAAATCGCCAACACAAGCGCAGGGCTTGGCGTGGTAAATAAAGAGCGGATTTTTGAACGTTATGAGCGATTTAATCGAGAATCTGGAGGCTTTGGCATAGGATTAAGCCTTGTCAAGCAGATTTGTGATGAATACAAAATAAGCATTACCACAAAAGAGCTTGTGAGCCAAAATGGCGAAGTAATGGTGCAATTTAGCCTGCGTTGGGAAAATGAAAAATAG
- a CDS encoding YiiX/YebB-like N1pC/P60 family cysteine hydrolase — protein sequence MKARENGCQTKRFSTSVLLKKPVIVGLFALGVCFGALRYFSTSINSQNTDELPTLFVSQAMEILPKNAESGDFILRKGRNTESVVIAHLSDSLFSHIGMMISTNPFLIIHATTDDNPNFPNQIIISPLAEFLNQGKIFALSRLKAPQSIREVLVIDSKEYLHRAFVLDTSDYKLYCTSFLESLIAKHMPISLPYTQIVAPLVSGEYLFPQAFYESGDFEKIVPRKF from the coding sequence GTGAAAGCGCGCGAGAATGGATGCCAAACAAAAAGATTCTCAACTTCTGTTTTACTCAAAAAGCCTGTGATTGTCGGGCTTTTTGCACTAGGAGTCTGCTTTGGTGCGTTGCGCTATTTTTCTACTTCCATAAACTCCCAAAATACCGATGAGCTTCCCACGCTTTTTGTCTCTCAAGCAATGGAGATTCTCCCTAAAAATGCAGAATCTGGTGATTTTATCCTACGCAAAGGGCGCAACACAGAAAGCGTGGTCATCGCGCATTTAAGCGATTCGCTTTTTTCACATATTGGAATGATGATTTCTACAAATCCATTTTTGATAATCCACGCCACCACTGATGATAATCCAAACTTCCCAAATCAAATCATTATAAGCCCATTAGCAGAGTTTTTAAATCAAGGCAAGATTTTTGCACTCTCAAGATTGAAAGCCCCACAAAGCATACGAGAAGTGCTAGTGATAGATTCTAAAGAATATTTGCACCGCGCTTTTGTGCTTGATACAAGCGATTATAAGCTGTATTGCACGAGTTTTTTAGAATCTCTGATTGCAAAGCACATGCCAATTTCTTTGCCTTATACGCAAATTGTTGCGCCTCTAGTTTCTGGGGAATATTTATTCCCACAGGCTTTTTATGAAAGCGGTGATTTTGAAAAAATTGTGCCAAGAAAATTTTAA